GGGTAGTTGACGACACCGTGGATTTGAGGCGGAGCTGCTCGAAGTAGAGGACGCGCACCACCGTCTGGATGGGGAGGCGGTCGTTCTGCGCCGCGTGGCTCGACGCGTCCTGCGACAGCTTCTGGCAGTCGATCAGCTTGCACACCTTCTTGCACTCCGACTCCGTCAGAGATGGATGAGCCTGTTGTTTATCACAATTCAGTTCGTCACACACACACAGCACAAAGCTGTACATCATCAGACACTATACAGATTGCAAATGGTTCTAATGATCACATTAAACAGTGCAAGTATTCATGTCACATTTTCATCAACAAGCAAACAGCGTTGCAATGCTAGCAGAATGGCAGTTACTGAATTTGCCATTGGACATAATCAGAAAGAGATATCAAGTTACTGATGGAAAAGAACAATAAGGTTTGCAGTACAGTTTAGCTTACCTTCAGGTATATGTCAATGGCACGGTAGAGTCCGTCATCGACAATTCTCGCATAGTCCGGTAAGAGTTCGATGAGAGCCATGAACTTCTGCAGTTTCAGATATGGATCTGGTGCTATTTCTGCAAGGTAACCATCCATCAGTCTTCCAACCTTCAAGACTGAGCTGTGGCTCGGAGACTTTAGTCCATCATCAGACTCATATCCGCAAGGTGACAAGTTTCCTGAATCATCTTCCTCTATCCTCTGCAGGAAATTCACCAATATGCGATGGACGGTGTCGACATCAAACATCGAGTCGCTTGTCTGCGTTGCGGGGATCAGAAGATCATCAAGTGATGCCATCTCAAGCTGAAGTCCAATCCTTTTCTCAACTTCAATCCTATAATCTAGTCCTGCATCAACTTCTATTGCCATTCTCAGCATGCCAAACAAGAATGACAAGGTAACCGATGTGATCTTTTCTGTTGCCAACAGATCAATGAGCGTCTCCACAATCACTCGTTGGTTGTCTCCAACAAGAGGACCTGAGTCCCATACATGCCGCCTTTCGATACCCTTCAGAGCTGTTTGAGCATAGTGCACAATGGATGTGCCAATACTCTCTGGCCTCACCCCAGTTCTTCTCATTGCGATGATAACACGCTGATAATAGTCAATTCTTAGTGCAGAAAGATCCTCAACCCACCAATCTTGACAATGCATGCGCAACTTTCCTGATCCAACATCACATTCCAAATGAGCCAAGCCTGAAACCAGCTGCTCCTTGCTTGCATTTATCGCAATTGCATCGACGCACATGTCTACAAGTCCGACGTCTTCCACTGTTGGATCTAACCCATCACATGCACATAAGACTTCTAGGGATTTATCAAGGTTCTTGACTACAATCTCGTTCAGGTATGTCTCCGTCCGAACAATGAGATTCTCCTCTTGGTACTCTTCTGTCATTTCCAAATACTCTGCAATGCACCGGAGATGAGCCACATTGACAGTATTAATTTCAAAATTACTCCCATAACAGAACTTGGCAGCAAGTTCAAATGCTAAAGCTCCCCCTGGTACATTTACTAGCTCCAACTTTGAGAGATCTGGATCCTTGGATTCAGCTACCATTCTTCGTATTCTTCCACACCTAGAGACTAGAGGGAACTGCAAAATCGGTACAGAAGTATACTATGATTAAACCCATTTTGCAACTTTACTTCAGTCtatataatcttatattaattaTGCAGAGATAAATATGAAATACATTTTCCTTGCTAATACCTTCCTATGAAAGCtccttttcacaaaaaaaaaaacctccatATGAAAGCTCAAAAAGCATTACTAATGTACAAAAGAACATATACAACCTTAACCCTGATTTTCCTGTTAACCAATTGTAATTAGGTGTTCACTTCAATCACATTGGTTCTCATGTTAAGCAAATTAATATGGAAGTCCTACTCCACTTATAACATTGTCAGGTAATTAATCTTCCTGCAAAGAAAATCCAACTGCTCAACTGAGCAATAGTCCCCCAAAATATACTTGGCAGGCTTGTGCAGTAGTTGGTgactaatgataaaaaaaaatgcaacagaAAAAATGACAGACTACAGAGAATGGGTAAGATGAAGCTATTGAAATAGATAGGGCACCTTATGTAGTAGAAAAGATTGGCCATCCACCGATACTGTTAAATCTCCAGCAACATCAGAAAATATCCTGCACAACAAGGAACATTCTTGAAGTATTAGATACCAAGAACTGCATTTGCATTTATAGCATGTGAATATCAAGTTTGATATGCTTCTCATGCTAGTTTTGCTACACTCTTCTAGGAACATGTAAGAATTGATCACATCCCTTTTTACAGAGGACTGGAACAAGGCAGTGGTAACTGCTACAGAAATCAAACAACTGGTACAGATTATTTCAGTCCACTAAGACTGTAAGACATACTATCAATGTAGGTTccaatcacaattcacaattcaATCAAACATTCCGGCCAAATAAATCACATAAGAAGTAGATCCTTCGAGTTAAATTGCTAaagtttgcaatttttttctccGAAAATCGACTgcattttcttttaagaaagagagagacagagTAGGGGGGGAAAAAAACCTTCATTGACTTGTTCAGAGGTTGAGAACCAGATGCAGAAAAGAGGATGCTGATGTAGGGACCTGAATCTAGACAAGTCACCGgacgagataaaaaaaagtgcaGACGTTTTGTGATGCCCGGGACCATCCGATATTCCGATGAACATTTTTAAGGTTTGCCACCTTTCATCAGTTATACAGGGGATAACTTCTGATGTCATCTCAtaatctgaactctgaaggtaGCATTTGCGAGAAACCAGTATTTCAGCGGGTTCAGAGAATTCAACCCCGACCCCTCTGATATTTTTCAGGGACGTCGGAGTATTAAACCCCGACCCCCACTGCTCGGAAAATTCGACTCCGACCCCCTGTTATTTTTCAAAGGGGTTCGGAGAATTGAACTCCGACCCCTCTTGGCCGAGCTCAAACTCCTCCGGCGTGGCGGGGCTGAGATTCTCCTACCACCATTACACAAGGCAAGTGACCCACTCCAATCTCCTCTCCTCATGGAGTGGCTGCACCTGCactgcagcagccagcagggTCTATGCCTTTCTCTGCTTCTTTCAGAGTCCCAGAGAAATGCAACATGAACAATCCAAACTTGCGCAGCAAAATGAACAAAAACTAGTTGCAACTGATCTGAACTGACAAAGGACAAGTTTTTGCCAAAACTAGCAAACTATAGGAACACCAGCATGCACTCGCCATTGCATTTTCTACAAAGAATAAACCGCGGCAAAACCACACCCGAGCTCAGAAATGGAAGGGAAAAGAACAGCATTGGTACAAGTTACCTCCTGCTGATGGGGTTGCAgaagcgcggcgaggcggcgagcttggcggtggagaaggggaaCGACGCAGGGCTGTCGCTGGCCAACCCCATTTGCTCAGCCTCAGCTACCAAACCCTCCTGCTTCTTCTTTCCCTTCCCTTTGTGTAGAAAAGAAAAGCTCTGGGCAATGGCGGAGCGGCGATGAGTGAGGACGAAACAAAAGAATAACGGCTGGTGGAGTCATCGACGTGTGTGGCCTGTCATCATTAAGATACTAGTAATATTTTAAACAAATAATTAAGATACTAATAATTCAATTCGATGACAGACATTCTTCCAAAAATCCATTCTTTAATTCTTTCGTCTACTTTTTCTTCTTGCACATTGCACTTGCACTCACCTACAATTTGCCAATAGGTCCCCCTGTCTGGCTGTCTCTGCTTTCCCTTTCTTCTAGTACAGGCCACTCAGCTGCATGACTGCATGTCTGCAGATAGGAAGAATTGCATCTTTCAAGGTGTAAATTAGGGCAGTCCTaacccataacactagatatagtttccataaactccacatcatcaagaaactagtactagacactactcttccaaataaaaaaaaccactaTATAATCTATACtttaatttaatgctacttatctcacatgatgtcttggatattgtgtagaaaccatgtctcatacAACACATGGTTTTAttctctttccttatttattcacttgccatatcattttttgtcttaggtggcaacttatttaatgctatggacaacATCCTAGTTATTGGGTTAGCAAAGAGGGTCTGTGTGTTGGATTAGCTGAGAAAGTGACACTGATGGAGGAACAGTTGGCTGACTAGGGGACAAAGGCTGGTCTACTGTCAGCTTGTGGATGCTTCAAGAATTCAGTCTTCATCTTATGTGGCCATACTACTATTGCCAttgcttctttttatttttttggtattttggATGTATCACATACTAACatttattctttcttttctccttaaCAACTAAATTATGGTCTAATTTTTACTGGCTCCCAAGTATGTTATGCTCTGTATCTGTTTTAGGAGGTGAAATTTCACAATGTTTCAAGTGCCATGTAACTGTAGAAAATCCATGCTACTGCAATTTGTAGCAGCATGCAGTAGAGAATGGAGAGAGGAGTGGGGTTGAAGGCTGTCGGTGAAGGAAATGATTCGGATGCTTTGGCTGCCAAGGCTCCTTGTCCACTGATCCCATGGCTCCTTGTCCACTGATCTACTCGTACTAGAGTAGAGAGAATGGACAGCTCTAACTTTTCTTCCTTTggcttttgcttttgcttttgcagAAAGGATATCGAGGAGAAGAGCTACTAGCTTTGATCGGGCTTTGTTTGGTCAGGTCCACCATGAGAAAGCCACAAGACAACCCGACTCGATTACTCAGCAGCCTATACTGCTTGTTCATACTCCATTGCCGGTCAGAAGCACGAACCGTGCCATTGATCATTTCCTCTCACAGATTCTTTGCATTCATGCTTGGCTGCCTACAGATTTTGCACATCAAGCAAGCATCCAGGCTACTGTTGCGCTCGTGCAAAACTTACCCTGTCATTTGATCATCGAGAATACATATGATCCAAGCAGTGATTATGATTCACTTGATCAATCAGTCTCTCTGTCCGTGTGTGTTATTTCCCTCCCTCCAAACTTTCtttgtgaaaattttcttttcagagATGAGATAGATCAGATGGGGAAAGGACAGCAAAGTAAAATGCAAATGTGCTAAAGCTTTGAGCTGTTTTTGCTGCTGATTGATCGATGCTTTCAAATGCCTTTCTGAAAAAGCAATTTACATTTGCTACATAACACTAATAGCGCTCTGTGAGGGTCATGGCTCTTTTAATTGTCTTCTCTATATATGGCGCCATGTATATATTACAAACTGCACATACTACTATAACATGCCTGCGAGTGGTTGACTGTCTGAGTCTCTCAGAGCTTGATCCTAACCAGTTCGATCTCCTTGGCATGCAGGCACAGGTTGGTCATggctgttaggaaacgataggcgaacaaacgataaagaacaatagatcaatcacaaaagacacgagatttaacgtggaaaaccctctcaaaataggagagaacaaaccacgggcgccagccagcaaaatatcttcactatatctgaggtgaggttacatctctgcacggcggcttacaagaggtatatatatagtggaaccctaaaaagggatgatgatccgtaccacgggggctccgcccccgcacccccgggcgtccccaggcgcacagcccaatgggccagcttcagccttcgctcTGCTACGGCAAaggctggcctttattaagtgcaaatgaatttggatcacaactcaacaaactccaccttgagacaaattccttcttgtaacatgaatcaatccttcaccctgaacacaacaaagacaaaaaacactttcggcgccaaatagcctctcgggctaaaccactataccaactaagcttgagcaaagctcaaacttagcaacaggaacaggctttgtcatcatatcagcaggattatcatgagtacttatcttgcatacctttagcttaccttgcgcgactacatcacgaacataatggtacttgatatcaatgtgctttgtcctctcatgaaacatctgatctttggtgaggcatatagcactttgactgtcacaaaacaagttaatgcaagaatcaactccacaaagctcagcaaacaatcctttcagccaaactgattctttacatgcttcagcaatagccatgtattctgcttcagtggtagactgggcaacaacaggctgcaacgttgcctttcaactcacagcacaactaccaatggtaaacacataacctgtgagtgaccttctcttatccaaatctgcagcaaaatcagaatccacatatccaacaagccccttatcagtcctgccaaacttcaagcaagcatcagctgtgcctctgaggtacctgaaaatccactgaacagttttccagtgttctttaccaggattagccatgtatctactaaccaaactcatagcatgagataaatctggccgggagcaaaccatggcatacatcaaagaaccaacagcactagaatatggaactctagacatgtattctacatcctcatcagtactagcacattgtaaagctgataatttaaaatgtggtgcaataggagtgctaacagctttgcatcatgcatgttaaaacgctgaagaaccttcttaatgtagctttgctgactaagaaataacaaaccagaatttctgtctctagtgatttccatacctagaattttcttagcagcaccaagatccttcatatcaaactcactactcaactgtttcttcaatgtagtgatttgttccttgctcttggcagcaatcagcatatcatcaacatataacagcaagtatataggtgatccattaacaaatttaatatacacacagctatcaaattcagacctcttaaagccatgtgacaacataaatgaatcaaaccttttataccattgacgaggagactgtttcaaaccatacaaagatctttttaacttgcaaacataatcctccttaccaggtactatgaacccttctggctggtccatgtatatctcctcctcaagctcttcatgtaaaaatgctgtcttcacatctaactgctcaagctcaagatcatgcatagcaacaatactgaagaatgtgcgaattgaactatgctttacaaccggagagaacacatcattataatcaacaccagcaatttgactgaaaccttttgctactaaccttgccttaaacctcggaggctcgctaggagataaaccctcctttctcttgaagatccatttacaacgaacaggcttcttctgttttggcaagtgcacaagctcccatgtgccattcttctcaa
The nucleotide sequence above comes from Oryza glaberrima chromosome 11, OglaRS2, whole genome shotgun sequence. Encoded proteins:
- the LOC127755229 gene encoding BTB/POZ domain-containing protein At3g08570-like; translated protein: MGLASDSPASFPFSTAKLAASPRFCNPISRRIFSDVAGDLTVSVDGQSFLLHKFPLVSRCGRIRRMVAESKDPDLSKLELVNVPGGALAFELAAKFCYGSNFEINTVNVAHLRCIAEYLEMTEEYQEENLIVRTETYLNEIVVKNLDKSLEVLCACDGLDPTVEDVGLVDMCVDAIAINASKEQLVSGLAHLECDVGSGKLRMHCQDWWVEDLSALRIDYYQRVIIAMRRTGVRPESIGTSIVHYAQTALKGIERRHVWDSGPLVGDNQRVIVETLIDLLATEKITSVTLSFLFGMLRMAIEVDAGLDYRIEVEKRIGLQLEMASLDDLLIPATQTSDSMFDVDTVHRILVNFLQRIEEDDSGNLSPCGYESDDGLKSPSHSSVLKVGRLMDGYLAEIAPDPYLKLQKFMALIELLPDYARIVDDGLYRAIDIYLKAHPSLTESECKKVCKLIDCQKLSQDASSHAAQNDRLPIQTVVRVLYFEQLRLKSTVSSTTPHTTSLGGDGCGGSLSQRMMMTGGSGVASSCVSPQRDNYASLRRENRELKLEIARMRVRLTELEREQGVMRQGMRDGRGGGEHGRALLASISRGIGRIAMLGGAQGGAERRKTKKSSHSQSQWSSDGGGKMSNRRRHKASSVTYAAS